The following is a genomic window from bacterium.
GCTTTTGTTTGTCGCGGTTGCGGCAAATCCGTTGTTGTTATCCTGTCTGGGAATGGAAACGATGCTCTTTGTGGTTCTGTTTTTTGCTTCGCTCACACTATTCTTTTTTCAAAAATGGTACTTGCTCGCAGCAAATCTGGCCCTGCTAACCCTCGCTCGTCCGGATGGTTTTTTGTTGTTTTTGATTCTAGCGCTTCTTGTTATGTTTCGTCCCCTTCCCACAAAAACGAAACTGCTGTTTGCCGCACTGTACGCCATTACTCTAATGCCGTGGCATCTTTATTCGTGGATTCACCTTGGTTCTTTTTTACCGGACACTCTGATCATCAAAACAAATCAGCAGGCATGGTACGGCAATGTGTCGTTCGGCTCGGGACTAGGACATTTGTACTTCGTGAAGTTCTCCGGTGAGATGCTTTTTTCGCTAATAATGTTACCCTTTGCCCTTCTGGCTTTCGGGAGTACAAATCGCTCAGCCCACCAGTTGCTGCTGATCGGTATCACGTATACAATCATCCACTTTATCGCGTACTCCGTGCTGAAAGTCCCGCCTTACCACTGGTATTATGCGCATTTGGCATTCGGCTGTGCTCTCGCCGGAAGTATCGGGATCGCCTGTCTTTTTGGAAATCGTCGCGGAATACGATTGGTGTTTCTCCTTCTACCGCTTGCTGGTCTGCTATCACTGGGATTCCCTTTTCGCGAAGCTCCCATACACACAAACTGGGCGACTCACGATCAATACAAAAAAGTTGGAGAATGGCTCCGCCAAAACACCAGCGCCTCAGACACGTTCGTCATGGGAGGAGAAATCGGCACGCTGGCTTATTACGCCGATCGAACTCTGTTGAATAATTTCAGTGATGCGTGGAACCTGCAACGCATCCTGAACCGGAATCCCAACAAGGACAGCAGACTCTTCAAGCTGAATTACTACTGGAGAAAAGATGCGCAACGCTATCCGCGAACAAAGTTCATACTCGAGCATGTGTTTCGTTCCGAAAGAACCGGACCTGAAATCGTCAAATCCTGGCCGACCGCCTGCAAATGGGTGCCGAAAGGAAGAATCTACCTGAGGACTCGAGATAATCGTGGATCTTAATCCTAATCGTGATCGTAATCATTATCTTAGTCGTAATCTTAATCTTGATCATTCGAGATGGCTGATCATGATTTAGATAATCGAGTACGATCACGATCAAGATTACGATCACGATCCACGATTGATATAATACAGAGCTACATGGAATCGATTGCGCTTCTTATTCCGATTTTTGGCATCCTGGGAGGCACCGTGATGCTGGCAATACTGATGTCTCCGATTTTGCTCTGGATGCGCTATAAACACCAATTGGCTAAAGAAAAGCTTTCCGTGGAAGCGAAGGATCCCGAAGCTGAGAAGAAACTCGGCCGCGTGACGGAAAGATTGGAAAACCTTGAAGCGCTCATGTGCCGTCTCGATACGGAAATCAATGCTCAACTGGAACGCTCACTCAGCATGGGCCGGATTGTTACTGCTTCAAATCCTGGCGTCAGTCAGATGCCGACAACTTTCATGAGCGTGGTTTCGGCGCTGGAAGGTCGGTATCAGGTATTGAAGGAATTGGGACGAGGCGGAATGGGTATTGTCTTCCAGGCTTATGACAAACAATTGAAGGAGCAGGTTGCGATCAAGATCCTCTCTCCCCTGCTGTCTAACGATGCGGAGGCACTGGAACGATTGAAAAGAGAAGTGTCATCCGCGAGGCGAGTTACCCATTCTAATGTGATTCGAATTCACGATATTGCGGAAGTCAACGGCCTCCACTATGTATCGATGGAGTTTTTTGGCGGAACAAACCTCAAGGAATACATCAAGCAGGCTGGACATCTTTCGGTAATGGAAGCATTTAACATCGCTGCACAAGTCTGCGATGGTCTCCAGGCGGCTCATTCTCAGGGAGTCATTCATCGTGACTTAAAATCGCAAAATATTATTATTAGTGGCGCCAATCAGGTCAAAATCATCGATTTTGGACTGGCGCATACTCAGCAAATGCAGGGATTAACGGCGACTGGTTTGATCATGGGAACGCCGGAGTACATGGCTCCGGAACAGGTATCGGGAAAGAAAGTTGATGAACGGGCAGACGTGTATTCGCTTGGAATCATTCTGTATGAATTGTTTACAGGTCGCGTGCCCTTTACCGGCCCGTCTGCAATTTCGATAGGTTTTCAACAATTGAAGGATCCGCCACAGCCACCGACTTCAATGAACCCGCAACTCCCGCCGGCAGTCGAGCATGTTATCTTGAAAGCTCTTCAAAAGGATCCAATGCACCGGCATCGAAGTGTCTTAGAGCTAAAAGAAGAACTGGAGGACGCGGTCCGTCAACCAGTCGGCTCCGCGGCGCGCCAAACCGGATCCCCGCAAGCGCAGCTGGAAAGATCGCGCGAACAATAGCAATTTTCAGGAACTTTTTCCCCTAAGTTTGCGTCATTATTGATGTTGTTCGATTATATTTACCGCTGAGAACGCTGAGAGAAACTCAAAAATTCCTTTGTTCTCCGCATTCTCTGCGGTCAAATCAAGGGCCTGTCCAGGATTCGGGGAATCACCTGGAACAAATATAGATGGGAGGACGTATTGGATGTTTGAAAATCAACATGAACAACGGAAGTTGGAGGTTCTGCAAATGATAAAACGTCACCCAGTTATCAGCATTCTCTTGGTGGTTATGATTGTGGCTGGACTCTTCTTCGCTTTCCGTTCGCAAAATGCGAACGCATCACCGAAAGCGGAAAAAGTCAAAGAACAACCGAAAGAAGAAAAGAAACAGCCGGTAGAAGTAGCGCAAGCGAAAACCGGTACAATTACCAGCTCACTGGTAACGACAGCAACTCTCGATCCGGACCGTCAGGTAACCATGATTGCCGAAACAACCGGTGTTGTGAATCGCATTACTGTGGATGAAGGTGATATGGTCAGAGAAGGCCAGCTACTTGCGACACTGTCTGTCCGCGATAAACAAGTAAAGCTGCAGCAAACAAATGTTCGGGTTCAAAATGCCAAGCAGGAATTGGATCGCAAACAGGCTTCTTTCAACGCCAAGATCATCAGCGAATCCGAGTTTGAAAAGGCCAAGTACGAACTTCAGGTTGCTATTGAAGATCGAAACGCGGCGCAGGTAGAGCTTGATCGCTCCGTCATTAACGCCCCCTTCTCCGGTGTGATTACACAGCGTTTCATCGAAAAGGGACAAAACATCAACACGCAATCGCAGCTCTTCACGATTGTGGATGCCGATCCATTGGAAGCAAAAGTTTATCTGCCGGAAAAAGAGATCCTGGGCGTTAAAGGAAACCAGAGTGTTGCTCTGGCCCTCAACGCGCAAAAGGACGTAACATTCCAGGGAACGATTCGACAGATCAATCCGGTTGTGGATCCGAAAACAGGAACCATCAAAGTAACAGTAGAAGTCACCAAAGCGCCGGCGGTGGTGCGTCCCGGATCCTTCGTTGACGTGAAACTGGAAACCCAGCGTCATGACAATGCATTGCTGATCCCCAAGAAAGCGCTTATGGAAGAAGCGGGTGAAAGATTTGTATTCGTTGTCCAAAAAGATAAAGCCGCCCGCAGAACAGTGTCCGTTGGTTTCCTGGATGATCAAAACGCAGAAATTCTGTCCGGTGTAAACAAGGGAGACATGGTGGTCACTTCAGGTCAGGGTTCCTTGCGCGATGGAAGCAAAACAGAGATCGTCGCGAAAAATAAACAAAGGTAACTAAATCATGAAAATTGCAGAAATCTCAATACGTCGTCCTATAACAGTCGGCATGGTAACGGTGGCCGTGCTGATGTTCGGGATAGTGGCGTTCGGCAGGCTCCCGCTAAACTTACTTCCAGACATTTCCTATCCCAGCTTGACGGTTGAAACAAAGTATACTCAGGCGGCGCCGAATGAAGTCGAAAATCTTGTAAGCAAGCCGATTGAAGAGGCAGTAGCCGTTGTTTCAGGCGGACAGCGCATCTACAGCCGCTCGCGCGCAGGTGTATCGGAAGTAACGATGGAGTTTGGATGGGATTCCAACATGGATTTTGCTGCTCTGGATGTCCGCGAAAAACTGGACCTGGTACAGCTTCCGCGTGACGCTGAAAAACCAAACATTTTGCGGTTTGATCCTTCCAACGATCCAATTCTCCGCGTCATTCTCAGCTCACCCCATTCCAACCTTATAGCTCTTCGCGAATTCGCCGAAAAAACAATTAAGAAAGATCTGGAATCCATCGACGGCATTGCGGCTGTAAAGATTAATGGTGGTTTGGAAGAAGAAATCCACGTATTTCTCGATGAAACAAAACTGGCAAGCGTGGGATTGTCGGTGCAGGAGGTTGTCAACACGCTTTCCCGCAACAACATCAACATTGCCGGCGGAAGTTTGTATGAGAATGAAGCGCGCTATCTTGTGCGCACGCTCAACGAGTTCCAGATGGTTTCGGAATTAAATGATCTTGTTGTACGCGAGGATGCGCAGCGGAAAATCCTTCTTAAGGATGTAGCTCGCATCGACAGAGGTACGAAGGAACGTGAAATCATCACGCGCATTAACGGTGAGGAAGGCGTGGAGATGGCCATCTTCAAAGAAGGAGATGCGAACACCGTTCAGGTCGCGCGTGTTGCCAAGGATCGATTGAAAGTGATTCAAGAAGGTGTGGGCAACAAAAATGGCAATGGTAATGCCAAAGAGAGCAGCGCCCTGGTTAAGTCCGGAATTCAGATGGAGATTATGTTTGACCAATCCAAGTTCATACAGGATGCGATCGACGATGTGCGCAGCAATGCGATCTTCGGTGGTTTGATTGCTGTATTCGTGCTGTTCCTTTTCTTAAAGGAATTTCGGTCGACCGGTATTATTGGACTATCCATCCCAATTTCGGTGATTGGAACTTTCTTCGTCATGTATCAGCTTAACATCAAGCTCAACATCATGTCCCTCGGTGGTTTGGCCCTGGGGGTCGGCATGCTCGTAGACAATGCGGTGGTTGTCCTGGAATCCATCGTGCGCCACTTCAAAGAAGGTAAATCGCTAGCAACGGCAGCATATGATGGAACAAAAGAAGTCGGCCTTGCGGTTAGCGCAAGCACCATCACAACAGTAGTAGTGTTTTTACCCATCTCGTTCATAGAAGGAATTGCAGGACAGTTGTTCAAAGACCTGGCTGTCACAGTCACCGTTTCGTTGCTGGTTTCGATGGTTGCAGCATTCGCGCTGATTCCCATGCTTTATTCCCGTGGTGTTCATTCTGAGCGCGAAGAAGTGCCGGAGTACAAACGCCGCTCTTCCCGATTCGTATTTTTCACAGCGCCCTCGACCATCGTTAAAGTCTTTCGGAAAGGCTTCGGCTATGCCGGAAAGGCGCTGCATACTCTTTTTACTCCTTTTATCAAAATTACGGATAGCGGCCTGAACGCTTTTTACAGGAGTTATCCTCCTATTTTGCGCTCCGCGGTGCGTCATCGATTTCTTGTAATTATGGGCAGCCTGGTTTTGCTTGCAGCCTCTCTCGCGGTTATAGCAAATCTCGGCGTGGAACTAATTCCACCTATGAGCCAGGGTGAA
Proteins encoded in this region:
- a CDS encoding efflux RND transporter permease subunit, which produces MKIAEISIRRPITVGMVTVAVLMFGIVAFGRLPLNLLPDISYPSLTVETKYTQAAPNEVENLVSKPIEEAVAVVSGGQRIYSRSRAGVSEVTMEFGWDSNMDFAALDVREKLDLVQLPRDAEKPNILRFDPSNDPILRVILSSPHSNLIALREFAEKTIKKDLESIDGIAAVKINGGLEEEIHVFLDETKLASVGLSVQEVVNTLSRNNINIAGGSLYENEARYLVRTLNEFQMVSELNDLVVREDAQRKILLKDVARIDRGTKEREIITRINGEEGVEMAIFKEGDANTVQVARVAKDRLKVIQEGVGNKNGNGNAKESSALVKSGIQMEIMFDQSKFIQDAIDDVRSNAIFGGLIAVFVLFLFLKEFRSTGIIGLSIPISVIGTFFVMYQLNIKLNIMSLGGLALGVGMLVDNAVVVLESIVRHFKEGKSLATAAYDGTKEVGLAVSASTITTVVVFLPISFIEGIAGQLFKDLAVTVTVSLLVSMVAAFALIPMLYSRGVHSEREEVPEYKRRSSRFVFFTAPSTIVKVFRKGFGYAGKALHTLFTPFIKITDSGLNAFYRSYPPILRSAVRHRFLVIMGSLVLLAASLAVIANLGVELIPPMSQGEFSFEMELPDGTPLQQTNLTLLKIEDQVRKFPEVKNCMVLIGRNANVSWTAAESYENSAVMNIKVQGKDLKVAETQASQKIRALLERHPDLHYKLQRPSLFSFRTPVEVEVYSDDLKTASQISSRIESNMQRITGLTDIKSSWEEGSPEAHIIFNRDQLSRFNLRLEDVANILKSKVQGEVATEFREGDDEIDIRVWNEMITRNSIEDLENMTVAKVNEVPIPLNQVASVTMGRGPNEIRRVNQKRAIVLSANLQGASLGNASEQIKKMLSETEMPGGVTATLSGQSEELQRSFRSLYLVGALAFFLVYFVMAAQFESLLQPFILMFTVPLALIGVAWILWATNQDISVIVIMGFIILAGIVVNNGIILVDYINTIRKKGVPLMDAMIEAGKVRIRPILMTTLTTLLGMLPMAFTSGEGSEIRAPLAITLIGGLSVSTLLTMIIIPILYSMTEGRRVDIEELEKTQPGVAEAANA
- a CDS encoding efflux RND transporter periplasmic adaptor subunit, which encodes MIKRHPVISILLVVMIVAGLFFAFRSQNANASPKAEKVKEQPKEEKKQPVEVAQAKTGTITSSLVTTATLDPDRQVTMIAETTGVVNRITVDEGDMVREGQLLATLSVRDKQVKLQQTNVRVQNAKQELDRKQASFNAKIISESEFEKAKYELQVAIEDRNAAQVELDRSVINAPFSGVITQRFIEKGQNINTQSQLFTIVDADPLEAKVYLPEKEILGVKGNQSVALALNAQKDVTFQGTIRQINPVVDPKTGTIKVTVEVTKAPAVVRPGSFVDVKLETQRHDNALLIPKKALMEEAGERFVFVVQKDKAARRTVSVGFLDDQNAEILSGVNKGDMVVTSGQGSLRDGSKTEIVAKNKQR
- a CDS encoding serine/threonine protein kinase; translation: MESIALLIPIFGILGGTVMLAILMSPILLWMRYKHQLAKEKLSVEAKDPEAEKKLGRVTERLENLEALMCRLDTEINAQLERSLSMGRIVTASNPGVSQMPTTFMSVVSALEGRYQVLKELGRGGMGIVFQAYDKQLKEQVAIKILSPLLSNDAEALERLKREVSSARRVTHSNVIRIHDIAEVNGLHYVSMEFFGGTNLKEYIKQAGHLSVMEAFNIAAQVCDGLQAAHSQGVIHRDLKSQNIIISGANQVKIIDFGLAHTQQMQGLTATGLIMGTPEYMAPEQVSGKKVDERADVYSLGIILYELFTGRVPFTGPSAISIGFQQLKDPPQPPTSMNPQLPPAVEHVILKALQKDPMHRHRSVLELKEELEDAVRQPVGSAARQTGSPQAQLERSREQ